The genomic region TCCGTCGACCAGTGCACCCCGAGGTACAGCCGGGAGATGCCGATCGAGAACCAGAACACCACGATCACCACGGGCACGACGATCCGCACCCACAGCGGACCCCAGGCGCCGCCGCGGACCAGCAGCACCAGCACGATCCCGAGGATCGCGGTGGACGCGAGCGCATGACCGGACGGGAAGGAGTTGTTGGTCTCCACCACCAACCGGAACTCCTCCGGCGGACGGGTGCGGCCGAGGAGTTTCTTGGCGAAGAAGACCAGCGCCGCTGCGCCGATGCCGACCACTGCGACCATGGCCGCATCACCGCGCCGCCGCCTGTACAGCAGCCAGGCGACGCACAAGGCGGCGACGATCGTCATCGCGGCGGTGGAGCCGATCTCGGTGACGACCTTCGCGACCGCGGTCCGGAAGGGATCGCGGTGATCGACCATCCATTGCCAGACCGGGAGGTCGAACGTCGCCAGCCCGTCGCCCTCGGACACCGCGTCGGTCAGGGAGACGGCGAACCACCCCAGCACGGCGAGGCTGATGCCCGGCACCAGGAATGCGGGCGGGGGAGCGATCCAGCGGGGACCGCTCAGCTCGCCGGCGCGGGCGGAACGCCGTCGGCCCCGGGTGGCGGCCGACCAGCCGCCGAGCACGATCAGCAGCACAGCGGCGACCAGGTACGGCAGCCACACCGACCACAGCTGCTCGAGCATGGTGCTCAGGGTCTCGCTCGTCGGGGATGCCAGGAACAGGCTGTCGGAACCGGAAGTCGGGGTGACGCGCATCGGACCATTGTGCGTGGCGACCGCCCGTCGACCGGACGAGCCGCG from Nakamurella sp. A5-74 harbors:
- a CDS encoding phosphatase PAP2 family protein, with protein sequence MRVTPTSGSDSLFLASPTSETLSTMLEQLWSVWLPYLVAAVLLIVLGGWSAATRGRRRSARAGELSGPRWIAPPPAFLVPGISLAVLGWFAVSLTDAVSEGDGLATFDLPVWQWMVDHRDPFRTAVAKVVTEIGSTAAMTIVAALCVAWLLYRRRRGDAAMVAVVGIGAAALVFFAKKLLGRTRPPEEFRLVVETNNSFPSGHALASTAILGIVLVLLVRGGAWGPLWVRIVVPVVIVVFWFSIGISRLYLGVHWSTDVLAGWVSGSAWLILCVTVRRLYRSWSDNRDAGGPAAVQPGVTDTDPDAGRPA